A single window of Sporosarcina sp. FSL W7-1349 DNA harbors:
- a CDS encoding sensor histidine kinase, translated as MEGFQLTDLLLKMYDNASEAIFFFNREGQVIALNETARLIVEPEVVHQMIGGNRNAICLTCKGYTSSQELRTCDGCYLSNPEENISSFQVYLETRGKGVVPYTASFQTVDEENGLRVLMLRDLTKQFKTQESLNQKIMVKRIIEAQEDERKRISRELHDSVAQEMLSTLVDIRLLKYMNIEGEALDKVKETEIELMRLLDDIRHLSVELRPATLDDLGLEAAFRTHFKWLEKNYGLVVHFTAELDSKRYEGEIETVVYRICQEAIFNALKYAETDDVAVRLFEKEGTLILHVIDEGVGFHVDHPDAKGTGLGLYGMKERAELVNGQLTILSEPGKGTVVQLEVPLVKGGTTNENHHSG; from the coding sequence ATGGAAGGTTTTCAATTGACGGATTTGCTATTGAAAATGTACGACAATGCATCGGAAGCCATCTTCTTTTTTAATCGGGAAGGGCAGGTTATTGCGTTGAATGAAACAGCCCGGTTGATCGTGGAGCCGGAAGTTGTCCATCAGATGATCGGGGGCAACCGGAACGCCATTTGCCTGACATGCAAAGGGTATACGAGCAGTCAGGAGCTCCGCACTTGCGATGGCTGTTATCTATCAAATCCGGAAGAGAATATTAGCTCTTTTCAAGTGTATTTGGAGACTCGGGGAAAAGGCGTTGTGCCCTATACTGCGAGTTTCCAGACGGTTGATGAAGAGAACGGGCTCCGGGTACTGATGCTCCGGGACTTGACGAAGCAGTTCAAGACGCAGGAGTCGTTGAATCAGAAAATCATGGTGAAACGGATCATTGAAGCGCAGGAGGATGAACGGAAGCGGATCTCCCGGGAGCTTCATGACAGCGTCGCCCAAGAGATGCTCAGCACGCTGGTGGATATCCGCTTGTTGAAGTATATGAACATCGAAGGGGAAGCACTGGATAAGGTTAAGGAAACGGAAATCGAATTAATGCGGTTACTGGATGATATACGGCATCTGTCCGTTGAACTTAGACCTGCCACGCTGGATGATCTCGGTCTGGAGGCGGCCTTCCGCACCCATTTCAAGTGGTTGGAGAAGAACTATGGCCTTGTCGTGCATTTCACGGCCGAATTGGACTCGAAGCGGTACGAAGGGGAAATCGAAACGGTCGTCTACCGGATATGCCAAGAAGCGATCTTCAATGCGTTGAAATATGCGGAAACTGATGATGTGGCCGTCCGTTTATTTGAAAAAGAAGGGACCTTGATCCTCCATGTCATCGATGAAGGGGTCGGCTTTCATGTAGATCATCCGGACGCCAAAGGGACCGGGCTCGGGCTGTATGGAATGAAAGAAAGGGCCGAGCTCGTCAATGGACAATTGACGATTCTGTCCGAACCGGGGAAAGGGACGGTCGTCCAATTGGAGGTCCCGTTAGTCAAAGGGGGAACTACGAATGAAAATCATCATAGCGGATGA
- a CDS encoding ribonucleotide-diphosphate reductase subunit beta, giving the protein MVERSFGTLETLTRVKVLNPAHPNKSTAIFGGKASGILNWNDLAYPHFYTMRQRIRSLFWTANEVDMTQDVKQFPTLSSAEQEAFLKIIGLLATLDGPQTVIAMKIADFTTDPSVKSIMATIADQESEHNHSYAYVLSSVAPLSKQMASFEMGRTDSVLLKRNERIVEVYNEFAEHPTIETVLKAMVYTTLLEGLFFYSGFAFFYNLARHQKMVGTSTMISYINRDELQHGKAISDIFRAALAEHPEYNTDEFASWIYNQFRHSVEQEVIWSRYVLGEIEGIDLEQMEGYIKYRANKMLRMLGLSEIYPEHTENPMKWIRAYVDNFDDTKTDFFEQTSRQYVKTSDLNGFDEL; this is encoded by the coding sequence ATGGTCGAAAGGAGTTTTGGAACATTGGAGACACTTACACGAGTTAAAGTGCTGAATCCGGCACATCCCAATAAATCAACCGCAATCTTTGGAGGAAAAGCAAGCGGCATCTTGAATTGGAACGACCTCGCTTATCCGCATTTTTACACAATGCGTCAACGGATCCGTTCCTTGTTTTGGACAGCAAATGAAGTGGATATGACACAGGATGTTAAACAGTTTCCCACATTATCATCGGCAGAACAGGAAGCGTTTCTAAAAATCATTGGCCTTTTAGCGACATTGGATGGTCCGCAAACAGTCATTGCGATGAAAATCGCTGACTTTACAACCGATCCTTCCGTGAAATCGATCATGGCCACGATTGCGGACCAAGAAAGCGAGCACAATCATAGCTATGCGTATGTCCTTTCCTCCGTAGCCCCCTTGTCGAAGCAAATGGCCTCTTTTGAAATGGGCAGGACAGATTCCGTACTTCTGAAACGGAATGAGCGGATTGTCGAAGTATACAATGAATTTGCAGAGCATCCGACGATTGAGACCGTATTGAAGGCGATGGTTTATACGACTTTATTGGAAGGGCTATTTTTTTATAGCGGATTTGCTTTTTTCTACAATTTGGCGAGGCACCAGAAGATGGTCGGTACGTCCACGATGATATCTTACATTAACCGGGACGAACTGCAACACGGAAAAGCCATCAGCGACATCTTCCGAGCAGCCTTGGCGGAGCATCCGGAATATAATACAGATGAATTCGCTTCCTGGATCTACAATCAATTCCGCCACTCGGTCGAGCAAGAGGTCATCTGGAGCCGGTATGTCTTAGGGGAAATAGAGGGAATTGACCTCGAGCAAATGGAAGGCTATATCAAGTACCGTGCGAATAAAATGTTGAGAATGCTTGGCTTAAGTGAAATTTATCCGGAACACACCGAAAATCCGATGAAATGGATCCGTGCGTATGTGGATAATTTTGATGACACCAAAACGGATTTCTTTGAGCAGACATCCCGACAATATGTCAAAACGAGCGACTTAAACGGATTTGATGAGTTGTAA
- a CDS encoding nitrate reductase subunit alpha: MKTKFGLNYFKPIERYSGNWSVLEEKSRDWENMYRQRWSHDKVVRTTHGVNCTGSCSWKVFVKNGIITWENQQIDYPSCGPDMPEFEPRGCPRGASFSWYEYSPLRVKYPYIRGKLWRMWTEAITEHKDPVKAWASIVEDPEKTAEYKKARGKGGHIRVDWRDATVLISAQLIYTIQKYGPDRIAGFTPIPAMSMVSYASGARFLSLLGGEMLSFYDWYADLPPASPQIWGEQTDVPESSDWFNAGYLIMWGSNVPLTRTPDAHFMTEVRYKGTKVVSVAPDYAESVVHADDWIGAEPGTDAAVAQAMTHVILDEFYEKRQEPMFLNYAKQYTDMPFLLMLDDFDEGAFKAGRFLRASDLGSQAENGEWKPVILDEVANEIIVPNGTMGQRWENEVKWNLILENEDGSRIEPALSLVDHGAEWKEIVFPYFDNTSNGTFRRPIPVKKIAMKDGTEKWVTTVYDLMLSQYGIRRIGSDLEAKGYDDPDSFYTPAWQQKITGVKPELVTQIAHEFAQNSIDTGGRSMIIMGAGINHWFNSDTIYRSILNLVVLTASQGVNGGGWAHYVGQEKCRPIEGWSSIAFARDWQAPPRLQNATSFFYFATEQWKYEEAGIQPLLSPTGGKAKYDHPADYNVLAARLGWLPSYPQFNKNSLLFAEEAAKSGAATTEEIVRHTVERLKSGEVKFACEDPGAPENFPRTMFVWRSNLVSSSAKGQEYFMKHLFGASDGLLATPNDDMKPDEMVWREDVEGKLDLLVALDFRMTATPMYADIVLPAATWYEKVDLSSTDMHPFVNPFNPAVDPLWESRSDWDIYRTIAQTFSEMAKKHLPGVYKDLVTTPLAHDSAQEIAQPYGEVKDWKKGEVEAIPGKTMPGMAIVERDYTKVYDKYITLGPLLSTGKVGAHGVSFPVAEEYEMLKSINGVYFDESIKNGLPKLNTAKQAAEAILALSSATNGRVSQRAFEAAEELTGVELKDISADRAAERFTFAAITAQPREVIPTPVFSGSNKLGRRYSPFTTNIERLVPFRTLTGRQHFYIDHELFLDFGEALPVYKPTLPPMVFGPRDKQIVGGQDSLVLRYLTPHGKWNIHSTYQDNQHMLTLFRGGPTVWISDLDAKEHGIDDNQWLEVYNRNGVVTARAVVSHRMPKGTMFMYHAQDKHIQVPGSEITEQRGGSHNAPTRIHMKPTQMVGGYAQLSYGFNYYGPIGNQRDEYVAVRKMKEVNWLEN, from the coding sequence ATGAAAACGAAATTCGGTTTAAATTATTTTAAACCCATTGAACGATACTCCGGCAACTGGTCCGTTCTTGAGGAAAAAAGCCGGGATTGGGAAAACATGTATCGGCAGCGTTGGTCTCATGACAAGGTGGTCCGTACGACACATGGAGTGAACTGTACCGGATCCTGCAGTTGGAAGGTTTTTGTGAAGAACGGGATCATTACATGGGAGAACCAGCAGATTGACTATCCTTCATGCGGCCCCGATATGCCGGAATTCGAACCACGCGGCTGTCCACGTGGTGCTTCGTTTTCTTGGTATGAATATAGCCCGTTGCGAGTGAAATACCCGTACATACGAGGGAAGCTCTGGCGTATGTGGACCGAAGCGATCACGGAACATAAAGATCCGGTGAAAGCTTGGGCAAGCATCGTAGAGGATCCCGAAAAGACAGCTGAATATAAGAAGGCGCGTGGGAAAGGAGGGCATATCCGTGTCGATTGGCGGGATGCGACCGTCCTGATTTCCGCACAGCTCATTTACACGATCCAAAAGTATGGACCGGACCGGATTGCAGGCTTCACGCCGATCCCGGCCATGTCCATGGTCAGTTACGCTTCCGGAGCCCGCTTCCTTTCATTGCTTGGCGGAGAAATGCTCAGTTTTTACGATTGGTACGCTGACTTGCCGCCGGCTTCCCCGCAGATTTGGGGAGAGCAGACGGATGTTCCGGAATCGAGTGACTGGTTCAATGCGGGCTATTTGATCATGTGGGGATCGAACGTCCCGCTGACTCGTACACCGGATGCTCACTTCATGACGGAAGTGCGCTACAAAGGGACGAAAGTCGTTTCTGTCGCACCGGATTACGCGGAAAGTGTTGTCCATGCCGACGACTGGATCGGTGCGGAACCCGGCACGGATGCAGCCGTCGCTCAAGCGATGACGCATGTCATTTTGGATGAATTCTATGAGAAGCGGCAAGAGCCGATGTTCCTGAATTATGCGAAGCAGTATACAGATATGCCATTCCTTCTCATGCTGGATGACTTTGACGAAGGGGCGTTCAAGGCAGGACGGTTCTTGCGCGCGAGCGACCTCGGCAGCCAAGCAGAAAACGGAGAATGGAAACCTGTCATCCTCGATGAAGTGGCGAATGAAATCATCGTCCCGAACGGCACGATGGGACAACGATGGGAAAACGAAGTGAAATGGAATCTGATTCTGGAGAACGAGGATGGATCCCGCATCGAACCTGCCTTATCGCTTGTCGACCATGGGGCGGAATGGAAGGAAATCGTCTTCCCGTATTTCGACAATACGTCCAATGGCACGTTCAGAAGACCGATTCCTGTCAAGAAGATCGCTATGAAAGACGGGACGGAAAAATGGGTGACGACCGTCTATGACCTGATGCTGAGCCAATACGGCATCAGACGAATCGGCAGTGACTTGGAAGCGAAGGGCTATGACGACCCGGACTCTTTCTACACACCGGCTTGGCAGCAGAAAATAACAGGTGTTAAACCGGAATTGGTCACACAGATTGCGCATGAATTCGCACAGAATTCAATCGATACGGGTGGGCGTTCGATGATCATCATGGGGGCCGGCATCAACCACTGGTTCAACAGCGACACGATTTACCGGTCGATCCTCAACCTTGTCGTACTCACCGCATCCCAAGGAGTGAACGGCGGCGGATGGGCGCATTACGTGGGACAGGAGAAGTGCCGCCCGATTGAAGGCTGGAGTTCAATCGCCTTCGCACGGGATTGGCAAGCACCGCCGCGGCTGCAGAACGCTACGTCCTTCTTCTATTTCGCGACGGAACAATGGAAATATGAAGAAGCGGGGATCCAGCCGCTTCTGTCACCGACAGGAGGCAAAGCGAAGTATGATCATCCGGCTGATTATAATGTCCTGGCTGCAAGACTCGGCTGGCTCCCTTCCTATCCGCAGTTCAATAAAAACAGCCTGTTGTTTGCGGAGGAAGCGGCGAAATCCGGTGCTGCGACGACGGAGGAGATTGTCCGACATACGGTTGAAAGGCTGAAATCAGGAGAAGTCAAATTTGCCTGCGAAGACCCGGGCGCACCTGAAAACTTCCCGCGCACGATGTTTGTCTGGCGCTCGAATCTCGTCTCGAGTTCCGCCAAAGGGCAGGAATATTTCATGAAGCACCTCTTCGGGGCGTCGGATGGACTGCTCGCTACGCCGAATGATGATATGAAACCGGATGAAATGGTATGGCGCGAAGACGTGGAAGGGAAGCTCGATCTTCTCGTCGCACTCGATTTTCGCATGACGGCTACGCCGATGTATGCCGATATCGTATTGCCGGCGGCCACCTGGTATGAAAAGGTGGATCTGTCCTCCACGGATATGCACCCATTTGTCAATCCGTTCAATCCAGCGGTCGATCCGCTTTGGGAGTCGCGATCCGACTGGGACATCTATCGGACGATCGCCCAAACGTTTTCCGAAATGGCGAAAAAGCATTTGCCTGGGGTCTACAAGGATTTGGTCACGACACCGCTTGCCCATGATTCCGCGCAGGAAATCGCACAGCCATACGGGGAAGTGAAAGATTGGAAGAAGGGCGAAGTCGAAGCGATCCCAGGCAAGACGATGCCGGGCATGGCGATTGTCGAACGGGACTACACGAAAGTGTATGACAAATACATTACCCTAGGACCGTTGCTGTCGACAGGAAAAGTCGGGGCGCATGGCGTCAGCTTCCCTGTCGCTGAAGAATATGAAATGCTGAAGAGCATCAATGGCGTTTATTTTGATGAATCAATTAAAAACGGTCTTCCGAAATTAAATACTGCAAAGCAAGCGGCAGAGGCGATCTTGGCGCTTTCATCCGCCACGAACGGCCGGGTTTCCCAGCGAGCGTTCGAAGCGGCTGAAGAGTTGACGGGGGTCGAATTGAAGGACATTTCAGCCGACCGGGCAGCGGAGCGGTTTACATTCGCCGCTATCACGGCACAGCCGCGGGAGGTCATTCCGACGCCGGTCTTCAGCGGATCGAACAAGCTTGGTCGACGCTACTCGCCGTTCACGACAAATATTGAGCGCCTCGTGCCCTTCCGGACATTGACAGGTAGGCAGCATTTTTATATCGACCATGAATTGTTTTTGGATTTCGGAGAAGCACTGCCGGTCTATAAACCGACATTGCCGCCGATGGTATTCGGACCGCGTGACAAGCAAATTGTGGGCGGACAGGATTCCTTGGTACTCCGTTATTTGACGCCGCACGGAAAGTGGAATATCCATTCGACGTATCAGGACAATCAGCATATGCTCACATTGTTCCGGGGAGGGCCGACTGTCTGGATTTCGGACCTGGACGCGAAAGAGCATGGCATCGACGACAACCAATGGCTGGAAGTGTATAACCGGAACGGCGTCGTGACAGCCCGTGCGGTCGTCAGCCACCGGATGCCGAAAGGGACGATGTTCATGTACCACGCCCAGGATAAGCATATCCAAGTACCTGGATCAGAGATTACGGAACAGCGCGGGGGCAGCCATAATGCGCCGACCCGCATTCATATGAAACCGACGCAAATGGTCGGCGGATACGCACAACTTAGCTACGGATTCAATTACTATGGGCCGATCGGGAACCAACGTGATGAGTACGTGGCGGTCCGTAAGATGAAGGAGGTCAACTGGCTTGAAAATTAA
- a CDS encoding GAF domain-containing protein, with translation MNGQQDFDYQQEIESLRDRFKFDFIGLALIQAADQRFEHKWTYVSGNLSDRYKRIVLQSGKGVAGNVIKTGKPTLVEDVAQGFSADELFNYPIVVAEKLSSYGAIPLYKNNRVQGVLLVAYRENRRLTPQQFKEFKDAIGPRFGPYYNMEMVKL, from the coding sequence ATGAATGGACAGCAGGATTTTGATTACCAGCAGGAAATAGAATCGCTGCGTGATAGGTTCAAATTTGATTTCATCGGGTTGGCGCTCATCCAAGCGGCCGACCAACGTTTTGAGCATAAATGGACGTATGTGTCGGGGAATCTGAGTGACCGTTATAAGCGGATCGTCCTGCAATCGGGAAAAGGGGTTGCCGGGAATGTCATCAAGACAGGAAAACCGACTCTCGTGGAAGACGTGGCGCAAGGTTTTTCGGCGGACGAACTGTTCAATTATCCGATTGTCGTAGCGGAGAAACTGAGTAGTTACGGTGCAATTCCGCTTTATAAAAATAACCGTGTGCAAGGAGTACTGCTAGTGGCCTATCGGGAAAATCGCCGGCTGACTCCGCAGCAGTTCAAGGAATTCAAGGATGCGATCGGCCCACGATTTGGCCCTTATTACAATATGGAGATGGTGAAGCTTTGA
- a CDS encoding response regulator transcription factor: protein MKIIIADDHAVVRSGFMHILNFQEDMEVVATAADGLEAYDQVALHRPDVLLMDLSMPPGQSGLIATGRIKEEFPETKILILTMYDDEEYLFHVLKNGASGYVLKNSPDEELLAAIRTVHAGGIYIQPTMESPLVREFLEKDMDGVETDPYRILSKREIEILPLVARGYGNKEIAEKLFISVKTVEAHKAKIMEKLQLKGRPELVEYALKKKLLNF, encoded by the coding sequence ATGAAAATCATCATAGCGGATGATCACGCCGTCGTCCGCAGCGGCTTCATGCACATCTTGAACTTCCAAGAAGATATGGAAGTGGTCGCGACGGCGGCGGATGGGCTGGAAGCTTATGATCAAGTCGCTTTACACCGGCCAGATGTCTTATTGATGGATCTGAGCATGCCGCCTGGGCAGAGCGGACTGATCGCCACGGGGAGGATCAAAGAAGAGTTCCCGGAAACGAAAATCCTCATTTTGACAATGTACGATGATGAAGAATACTTATTCCATGTCTTAAAGAACGGTGCTTCCGGTTATGTGCTAAAAAATTCGCCCGATGAGGAACTGTTGGCGGCCATTCGTACGGTGCATGCGGGTGGAATCTATATCCAACCGACGATGGAGAGCCCGCTCGTCCGGGAATTTCTTGAAAAGGACATGGATGGCGTCGAAACCGATCCGTATCGAATTTTGTCGAAGCGGGAGATTGAAATTCTGCCCCTAGTCGCGAGAGGGTATGGAAATAAGGAGATTGCGGAAAAGTTATTCATCTCCGTCAAAACGGTAGAAGCACATAAGGCGAAAATCATGGAGAAATTGCAGTTGAAAGGAAGGCCGGAACTCGTCGAGTATGCCCTGAAAAAGAAGTTGCTGAACTTCTGA
- the narH gene encoding nitrate reductase subunit beta, with protein sequence MKIKAQVAMVMNLDKCIGCHTCSVTCKTTWTNREGAEYMWFNNVETKPGIGYPKRWEDQEVYKGGWQINKKGKLELKSGSKLSKIALGKIFYNPDMPEMKDFYEPWTYDYEKLTMAGDSKHTPVARAKSIVSGEYMDPEWGPNWEDQLAGGHITGPTDPNIEKIEEEIKFNFEQAFMMYLPRLCEHCLNPSCVASCPAGAIYKRDEDGIVLVDQEACRGWRYCTTGCPYKKVYFNWKTNKAEKCTFCFPRIESGLPTVCSETCTGRIRYLGVLLYDADRVLEAASTPEPTDLYEAQCDLFLDPYDPEVIEQARRDGITEEWIEAAQNSPVYKLAIEYRLAFPLHPEYRTLPMVWYIPPLSPIMNYFEGKDSINNPDAIFPAIEEMRIPIQYLANMLTAGDAATVKGGLQRMAMMRSYMRAISSGKEFDESRLERVGLTAHQTKQMYRLLAIGKYEERFVIPTSHKEGHMNAYRSQGSAGFDGMGDYSMGTAPSQFSYSVMGSDGNCDGCGPVNPVKTGKEIYEENFYGGIWRD encoded by the coding sequence TTGAAAATTAAAGCGCAAGTTGCAATGGTTATGAATCTGGACAAATGTATCGGGTGCCACACTTGTAGTGTGACGTGCAAAACGACATGGACGAACCGTGAAGGCGCGGAGTATATGTGGTTCAACAACGTGGAGACAAAGCCGGGGATCGGCTATCCGAAACGATGGGAAGACCAGGAAGTGTACAAAGGCGGCTGGCAAATCAACAAAAAAGGGAAATTGGAGTTGAAGTCGGGCTCCAAGCTATCCAAGATCGCCCTTGGGAAAATCTTCTACAATCCGGATATGCCGGAGATGAAGGATTTTTATGAGCCATGGACGTATGATTATGAAAAACTGACGATGGCCGGCGACAGTAAACATACACCCGTCGCCCGTGCGAAGTCGATCGTGTCCGGAGAATATATGGATCCCGAATGGGGTCCGAACTGGGAAGATCAGCTAGCCGGGGGGCATATTACGGGGCCAACCGATCCGAATATCGAAAAAATCGAAGAGGAAATCAAATTCAATTTCGAACAAGCCTTCATGATGTATTTGCCAAGGCTTTGCGAACACTGTCTGAACCCGAGCTGTGTCGCTTCCTGCCCGGCAGGTGCCATTTACAAGCGCGATGAAGACGGAATTGTCCTTGTCGACCAAGAAGCATGCCGAGGCTGGCGTTATTGTACGACCGGCTGCCCTTATAAAAAAGTGTATTTTAATTGGAAGACGAATAAAGCTGAAAAATGTACATTCTGCTTCCCGCGCATCGAATCCGGATTGCCGACAGTCTGTTCCGAGACATGTACAGGCCGGATCCGTTACCTTGGCGTATTGCTCTATGATGCAGATCGTGTATTGGAAGCGGCGTCCACTCCAGAGCCGACAGATCTATACGAAGCACAATGTGACTTATTCCTGGACCCATATGATCCGGAAGTGATCGAACAGGCGAGAAGGGACGGCATCACGGAAGAATGGATCGAGGCGGCCCAGAACTCACCGGTCTACAAGCTGGCCATCGAGTATCGCCTGGCATTCCCGCTACATCCGGAATACCGGACACTTCCGATGGTCTGGTATATTCCGCCGCTTAGCCCGATCATGAACTATTTCGAAGGGAAAGATTCCATCAACAATCCAGATGCAATCTTCCCGGCCATCGAAGAAATGCGGATTCCAATCCAATACCTTGCAAATATGCTGACGGCAGGAGATGCGGCTACAGTGAAAGGCGGATTACAACGGATGGCGATGATGCGCTCCTATATGCGCGCCATTTCCTCAGGCAAAGAGTTTGATGAATCGAGATTGGAGCGGGTCGGGCTGACTGCCCATCAGACGAAACAGATGTATCGTCTATTGGCGATCGGCAAGTACGAAGAGCGTTTCGTCATTCCGACTTCCCATAAGGAAGGGCATATGAATGCGTACCGCTCCCAAGGTTCCGCCGGATTTGATGGGATGGGCGATTATAGCATGGGCACGGCACCAAGCCAGTTCAGCTACTCCGTCATGGGGTCGGATGGCAACTGTGATGGCTGCGGTCCCGTCAACCCGGTGAAGACAGGGAAGGAAATCTATGAAGAGAACTTCTACGGGGGGATTTGGCGTGATTGA
- a CDS encoding flavodoxin: MVSFLIAYASWSGNTEEVAELIEETLHQEGMNVTKHRIGGGGPIPNPGEYDAMLIGSFTWDQGATPDEVKDFVADIGYKPEPVYVFGTGDTQFGGDLLFCNAAVKLARFYQSAVAPLRIEQSPRGVQESKVMEWSKGVLEHWRHLHELKC; encoded by the coding sequence ATGGTGTCATTCTTGATCGCCTATGCGTCTTGGAGCGGCAATACCGAAGAAGTAGCGGAACTGATTGAGGAGACGCTTCACCAGGAAGGGATGAATGTCACCAAACATCGGATCGGGGGAGGGGGACCCATTCCGAATCCTGGCGAGTATGATGCCATGCTCATCGGTTCCTTTACGTGGGACCAAGGGGCAACCCCGGACGAGGTGAAAGACTTCGTTGCGGATATCGGCTATAAGCCGGAGCCTGTCTATGTATTCGGGACAGGGGACACGCAGTTTGGGGGAGATTTGTTATTTTGCAATGCGGCAGTGAAATTGGCGCGTTTTTATCAATCGGCCGTTGCACCGTTGAGGATTGAACAAAGCCCTAGAGGCGTACAGGAAAGCAAAGTGATGGAATGGTCGAAAGGAGTTTTGGAACATTGGAGACACTTACACGAGTTAAAGTGCTGA
- the narJ gene encoding nitrate reductase molybdenum cofactor assembly chaperone — protein sequence MIDLNRLYEVKQAAGFFANQLTYPKKTTFHPSVLEGSFDPSDPAYEDIATYWRLMHEYSMDEIQEMYTSTFDFQKVTTLFMTYIKYGDSKERGQMLAKLKVLYEMFGLDMPDGELSDFLPLMCEFIYAAEWRGDPRAPQSFSLLLAVIEDGSFHLMKALEKFESPYFYLIRGMRETFKTCIRQEASANE from the coding sequence GTGATTGATCTCAACCGATTGTACGAAGTGAAACAAGCGGCCGGATTCTTCGCCAACCAGTTGACGTATCCCAAGAAAACCACCTTTCATCCATCGGTTCTGGAAGGATCCTTTGACCCTTCAGACCCGGCCTATGAGGATATTGCGACCTATTGGCGCCTTATGCATGAATACAGCATGGATGAAATACAGGAGATGTACACCTCTACATTCGATTTCCAGAAAGTGACCACGTTATTCATGACGTACATCAAGTACGGGGATTCGAAAGAGCGAGGACAAATGCTGGCCAAACTGAAGGTGCTCTATGAAATGTTCGGTCTAGATATGCCGGATGGCGAATTATCCGACTTTCTTCCCCTTATGTGCGAATTCATCTATGCGGCGGAATGGAGGGGCGATCCAAGAGCTCCACAAAGCTTCTCTTTGCTGCTTGCAGTCATCGAGGACGGTTCCTTCCATTTGATGAAGGCGCTCGAAAAATTCGAGAGTCCATACTTCTATTTGATTAGAGGAATGAGAGAAACGTTTAAAACCTGTATTCGACAGGAGGCGTCTGCAAATGAGTGA
- the narI gene encoding respiratory nitrate reductase subunit gamma, with product MSEQFLWVIFPYVCMAVFIVGHIFRYRNDQFGWTAKSSEFIEKKQLMIGSLLFHLGIIPVILGHVAGLGIPKTWTRALGISDHMYHMGAVWGGGFFGVVTLIGMIILTSRRLTNKSVRQLSSASDMIVNTLLLFIVFIGVYSSLVTNNLNPGFDYRDSISVWFRSLLIFRPETAYMTVVPLAFKLHILTGFLIFAMWPFTRLVHVWSVPLNYVGRSYILYRKNSPN from the coding sequence ATGAGTGAACAATTTCTGTGGGTCATTTTCCCTTATGTCTGTATGGCGGTATTCATCGTCGGCCATATTTTCCGTTACCGAAATGACCAATTCGGATGGACGGCCAAGTCGAGTGAGTTTATCGAGAAAAAGCAATTGATGATTGGGAGCCTGCTGTTTCATCTTGGAATCATTCCGGTCATCCTTGGTCATGTTGCCGGCTTGGGTATCCCGAAGACGTGGACCCGGGCACTCGGCATCAGCGATCATATGTACCATATGGGGGCTGTCTGGGGCGGTGGATTTTTCGGAGTGGTGACATTGATCGGGATGATCATTTTGACGTCAAGGCGACTCACAAATAAAAGTGTACGGCAATTGTCGTCCGCTTCCGACATGATTGTCAACACGCTACTTCTTTTCATCGTTTTCATCGGGGTGTACAGTTCCCTTGTGACTAATAATTTAAATCCGGGCTTCGATTATCGGGATTCAATATCGGTCTGGTTCCGATCCTTGCTCATCTTCCGCCCGGAAACGGCGTATATGACTGTCGTGCCGCTCGCTTTCAAATTGCATATCTTGACGGGGTTTTTAATATTCGCCATGTGGCCTTTTACAAGGCTCGTCCACGTATGGAGTGTTCCTTTGAATTATGTGGGTAGAAGCTATATCCTTTATAGAAAGAACAGTCCAAATTAA
- a CDS encoding hemerythrin domain-containing protein, which produces MVSNQKFKFDLPALRVLENEHQYLLYMMDGWHSIVLGFERDIYTEEEAREALGTLRKQIVEFIEPFKNHTDKEEEFLFPMLARYVGDEQGPVAATEEEHGEIDAYIGHFLHHTLGDLTQLSLAEMKEVVRDAGEAFEVITIHFIKEESILYPMVNTVLRKEEQEQLFKELYTPLV; this is translated from the coding sequence ATGGTGTCAAATCAAAAATTCAAGTTCGACCTGCCTGCCTTACGCGTTCTTGAGAATGAACATCAGTACCTCTTGTATATGATGGACGGCTGGCATTCGATTGTCCTCGGATTCGAACGGGATATCTATACGGAGGAAGAGGCAAGGGAAGCGCTCGGAACACTGCGAAAACAGATTGTGGAGTTCATCGAGCCGTTCAAAAACCATACCGATAAGGAAGAGGAATTCCTGTTCCCGATGTTGGCCCGCTATGTGGGAGACGAGCAAGGTCCGGTAGCGGCCACGGAAGAAGAACACGGGGAGATCGATGCGTATATCGGCCATTTTCTTCATCATACGCTTGGCGACTTGACGCAATTATCCCTCGCGGAGATGAAAGAAGTGGTCCGAGATGCAGGAGAGGCTTTCGAAGTGATCACCATTCATTTTATCAAAGAGGAATCCATCCTTTATCCCATGGTGAATACAGTGTTACGCAAGGAGGAGCAGGAACAGCTCTTCAA